One genomic window of Halovivax cerinus includes the following:
- a CDS encoding threonine synthase — MTYIDGLRCLNCGETFPDQPTFDGCPACRTEDFTSNLAPVYDYEALRADLSREAFGDRDGGVWAYPELLPVDEAAAVSIGEGATPLVETPGVADACGVSNLYLKDESQNPTWSYKDRLSAVALSHAKATDAEVVTIASTGNHGASIAAYAARSGIECVIFTIPDVPETMKTLMQVYGASVIATPTHDDRWTIMRKCIDAFDWYPTGNYVFPPVGSNFYGIEGYKSIAYELCADLDWSVPDWIVQPTAYADGLSGIWRGFVDLHELGFIDRLPKLAAVEPYGPLKNALDRGLDRVEPVDTDETIAFSIGAGVSTYQGLTALRESGGTAVVTDDEQLRDAQRLLGSSTGMYAEASSVAAVAGLKALVEDGTIDEDETVVAMSTSTGLKDTEMTAERLPSVPTIDPEVDQLRSALAEHYEIELE, encoded by the coding sequence ATGACATACATAGACGGACTCCGGTGTTTGAACTGCGGCGAAACGTTCCCCGACCAGCCGACGTTCGACGGCTGCCCAGCGTGCCGGACCGAGGACTTCACGTCGAACCTCGCGCCCGTGTACGACTACGAGGCGCTCCGCGCGGACCTCTCGCGCGAGGCGTTCGGCGATCGCGACGGCGGCGTCTGGGCGTATCCCGAATTGCTCCCCGTCGACGAGGCGGCCGCCGTCTCGATCGGCGAAGGGGCGACGCCGCTCGTCGAGACACCAGGCGTCGCCGACGCCTGCGGCGTCTCGAACCTGTACCTCAAAGACGAGAGCCAGAACCCCACGTGGTCGTACAAAGATCGACTGAGCGCGGTCGCGCTGTCCCACGCGAAGGCGACCGACGCCGAGGTGGTCACGATCGCCTCGACTGGGAATCACGGCGCGTCGATCGCCGCTTACGCCGCCCGCTCGGGGATCGAGTGCGTCATCTTCACGATCCCAGACGTCCCCGAGACGATGAAGACCCTGATGCAGGTCTACGGTGCGAGCGTGATCGCCACGCCGACGCACGACGATCGCTGGACGATCATGCGCAAGTGCATCGACGCGTTCGACTGGTACCCGACCGGGAACTACGTGTTCCCACCGGTCGGGAGCAACTTCTACGGGATCGAGGGCTACAAGTCGATCGCCTACGAGCTCTGCGCCGATCTCGACTGGTCCGTTCCCGACTGGATCGTCCAGCCGACGGCCTACGCCGACGGCCTCAGCGGCATCTGGCGGGGGTTCGTCGACCTCCACGAACTGGGGTTCATCGACCGACTCCCGAAGCTGGCCGCCGTGGAGCCGTACGGGCCGCTCAAGAACGCGCTGGATCGTGGTCTCGATCGCGTCGAACCCGTCGACACCGACGAGACGATCGCGTTCTCGATCGGCGCCGGGGTGAGCACCTACCAGGGACTCACCGCCCTGCGTGAGTCGGGTGGAACGGCCGTCGTCACCGACGACGAACAGCTTCGAGACGCCCAGCGCCTGCTCGGGTCGTCGACCGGCATGTACGCCGAAGCGTCGTCGGTGGCCGCCGTGGCCGGCCTCAAGGCGCTCGTCGAGGACGGGACGATCGACGAGGACGAGACGGTCGTGGCGATGAGTACCTCGACCGGCCTGAAAGACACCGAGATGACGGCCGAACGCCTCCCGTCCGTCCCGACGATCGACCCCGAGGTCGACCAGCTCCGCAGCGCGCTCGCCGAGCACTACGAGATCGAGCTCGAGTAG
- a CDS encoding LLM class flavin-dependent oxidoreductase: MVTVSAALLNEADRDELVSTVQTLEADTHYENVFISDERFYRNTYAQLALAGEHTDSVGLATGVTNPYTRNPAFTAAAIATIDELSDGRAFLGLGAGSPMALDPIGIDQEHAIETVRTAVDVIRRLQDGESVTTECEAFELHDVSLDVAPDRTVPIYVAGRGPQILSLGGHVGDGVIAGAGLTSVAGMEYAMERIEIGAAHGSRSVDDLDVVCWAFLSIATDRDAALDAVAPLVARIVQAVPTGTLESIGVEPDDAEAIKSLGDVDDVSPSTLRDTVSRDIVEQFSIAGTPDQCRAHVERLVDAGVDHIAVLSFANEENDTGENLRQFSDDVVEVCA; the protein is encoded by the coding sequence ATGGTAACGGTAAGCGCGGCACTGTTGAACGAGGCGGACCGGGACGAGCTGGTCTCGACCGTGCAGACGCTCGAGGCGGACACGCACTACGAGAACGTGTTCATCTCCGACGAGCGGTTCTACCGGAACACGTACGCCCAGCTCGCGCTGGCCGGCGAGCACACCGACTCGGTGGGCCTGGCAACCGGTGTGACGAATCCGTACACGCGAAACCCGGCGTTTACCGCCGCCGCCATCGCCACGATCGACGAGCTCTCGGACGGGCGGGCGTTCCTCGGACTGGGAGCCGGTTCGCCGATGGCCCTCGACCCGATCGGCATCGACCAGGAACACGCGATCGAGACGGTCCGAACCGCAGTGGACGTGATCCGACGACTGCAGGACGGCGAATCGGTGACGACGGAGTGCGAGGCGTTCGAGCTTCACGACGTCAGCCTCGACGTCGCCCCGGATCGGACGGTTCCGATCTACGTCGCCGGCCGCGGGCCACAGATTTTGAGCCTCGGCGGCCACGTCGGCGACGGCGTGATCGCTGGCGCCGGTCTCACCTCCGTCGCGGGGATGGAGTACGCGATGGAGCGCATCGAGATCGGCGCCGCGCACGGCTCGCGTTCGGTCGACGACCTCGACGTCGTGTGCTGGGCGTTCCTCTCGATCGCCACCGATCGCGACGCCGCGCTCGATGCCGTCGCACCGCTCGTCGCCCGCATCGTCCAGGCCGTTCCAACGGGAACGCTCGAGTCGATCGGCGTCGAGCCGGACGACGCGGAGGCGATCAAATCGCTCGGTGACGTCGACGACGTCTCCCCCTCGACCCTGCGCGATACCGTCTCTCGGGACATCGTCGAACAGTTCTCGATCGCCGGGACGCCCGACCAGTGTCGGGCCCACGTCGAACGGCTCGTCGACGCCGGCGTCGACCACATCGCCGTCCTCTCGTTCGCCAACGAGGAGAACGACACCGGCGAAAACCTTCGACAGTTCTCCGACGACGTCGTGGAGGTGTGCGCATGA
- a CDS encoding purine-cytosine permease family protein translates to MSDGGTKHGGEAALEQDGDVLEVREDYPTEPVPEEERRHWFATLTVWAGWTISITAFLVGGLVGGGLPVQEAVPAIFVGNIVLAVVGALIGYIGMKTGLSTYMLAQLVFGKYGSIAVSIVIGIFAMGFVGVFAGATGNFITGQFSMIPVWLGAGVFVVGVVGTALYGFLGLEYLSRVAVPGLWILALLSLFMVHGEIDGGLGAVGGLEPANSQTFAFGVTMAISVWITGASITADIGRYAKNKWHVLLGAFGGWILGATLLESVSAVAALGVGEGDLVQVMIDLGLFWPALFIFLAAMWTTADNNLYSFSLALTSLTDVLGRRDFFSKEVWVVIGGVLVWIGAVAGLYSQFQSFLTTVAIAAPPMAGILIARFYLLGYVKKSADEIYADIKRGEKAISVGAVVAWIAASLFAYFVQWGSPAVNSLVLSMVLYTGLFLVLPEEYR, encoded by the coding sequence ATGAGTGACGGTGGCACAAAACACGGCGGTGAGGCAGCACTCGAACAGGATGGCGACGTGCTCGAAGTACGTGAGGACTATCCGACGGAACCGGTTCCGGAGGAGGAACGACGTCACTGGTTCGCGACGCTGACCGTCTGGGCGGGGTGGACGATCAGCATCACGGCGTTCCTCGTTGGCGGCCTCGTCGGCGGCGGGCTTCCGGTCCAGGAGGCCGTCCCCGCGATCTTCGTCGGCAACATCGTTCTCGCCGTCGTCGGCGCGCTCATCGGATACATCGGGATGAAGACCGGCCTGTCGACGTACATGCTCGCCCAGCTGGTGTTCGGAAAGTACGGCTCGATCGCCGTCTCCATCGTGATCGGTATCTTCGCGATGGGCTTCGTCGGCGTGTTCGCCGGCGCGACCGGCAACTTCATCACCGGACAGTTCAGCATGATTCCGGTGTGGCTCGGCGCGGGCGTGTTCGTCGTCGGCGTCGTCGGAACGGCGCTCTACGGCTTCCTCGGTCTCGAGTACCTGAGCCGGGTCGCCGTTCCGGGACTCTGGATCCTCGCGTTACTCTCGCTCTTTATGGTCCACGGCGAAATCGATGGCGGCCTCGGCGCGGTCGGCGGGCTCGAACCGGCCAACAGTCAGACGTTCGCGTTCGGGGTCACGATGGCCATCTCCGTCTGGATCACTGGCGCGTCGATCACGGCCGACATCGGCCGATACGCGAAGAACAAGTGGCACGTCCTCCTCGGTGCGTTCGGCGGCTGGATCCTGGGTGCGACGCTGCTCGAATCCGTGAGCGCGGTCGCCGCGCTCGGCGTCGGCGAGGGCGACCTGGTCCAGGTCATGATCGACCTCGGACTCTTCTGGCCCGCGCTGTTCATCTTCCTCGCCGCGATGTGGACGACGGCCGACAACAACCTCTACAGCTTCTCGCTCGCGCTGACCAGCCTGACCGACGTCCTCGGTCGCCGCGACTTCTTCAGCAAGGAGGTCTGGGTCGTCATCGGCGGCGTCCTCGTCTGGATCGGCGCGGTCGCCGGCCTGTACTCGCAGTTCCAGAGCTTCCTCACGACCGTCGCGATCGCGGCGCCGCCGATGGCGGGCATCCTCATCGCCCGATTCTACCTGCTCGGCTACGTCAAGAAGTCCGCCGACGAGATCTACGCCGACATCAAGCGCGGTGAGAAGGCTATCAGCGTCGGCGCGGTCGTCGCCTGGATCGCCGCGAGCCTCTTCGCGTACTTCGTCCAGTGGGGCTCGCCAGCGGTGAACAGCCTCGTCCTCTCGATGGTGCTCTACACGGGTCTCTTCCTGGTTCTTCCCGAGGAGTATCGCTGA
- a CDS encoding TIGR03619 family F420-dependent LLM class oxidoreductase, with amino-acid sequence MSDSRFGVAFPTGMEGLMYPVPFSDTDNLVELAVEAESLGFDSIGGNDHIITQDYVKAEWDTDPRYYDVFNTFSYVAAKTSEIELNTAVTVLPLRDPVWVAKQAITLDQFSDGRVVLGTGVGAYREEFDAVHPDVSLSRGRIMDESVEALAQLFTPGAASYDGEFVAYEDVDLHPKPVQEPFPLYVGGNHPNAMKRAVRHGQGWLPAGLTPDEVEARLEDLDELCAEYDRDPDEIDVAPQLIAAVDRDGDRARESFRESQVFEHLKSLSGSTLKDQSLDDLVEQNLIGSPDELIESLQRYHDLGVDHFPAIIFAANDVEELHEQLSVFADTVMPSFE; translated from the coding sequence ATGAGCGATTCGCGATTCGGCGTGGCGTTTCCGACCGGGATGGAAGGCCTGATGTATCCGGTCCCATTCTCCGATACGGACAATCTCGTCGAGCTGGCCGTCGAGGCTGAGTCGCTCGGGTTCGACTCGATCGGCGGCAACGACCACATCATCACGCAGGACTACGTGAAAGCGGAGTGGGACACCGACCCGCGATACTACGACGTCTTCAACACCTTCTCGTACGTCGCGGCGAAGACCTCGGAGATCGAACTCAACACGGCGGTGACCGTCCTGCCGCTTCGCGATCCCGTCTGGGTGGCCAAGCAGGCCATCACGCTCGATCAGTTCTCCGACGGCCGCGTCGTGCTCGGGACCGGCGTCGGCGCCTACCGCGAGGAGTTCGACGCGGTCCACCCGGACGTGTCGCTGAGCCGCGGGCGAATCATGGACGAATCCGTCGAGGCCCTCGCCCAGCTCTTCACGCCGGGAGCGGCCAGTTACGACGGCGAGTTCGTCGCGTACGAGGACGTCGACCTCCACCCGAAACCGGTCCAGGAGCCGTTCCCGCTGTACGTGGGCGGCAACCACCCGAACGCGATGAAACGCGCCGTCCGCCACGGGCAGGGGTGGCTCCCCGCCGGGCTGACGCCGGACGAGGTCGAAGCGCGTCTCGAGGACCTAGACGAGCTCTGTGCAGAGTACGACCGCGATCCGGACGAGATCGACGTCGCCCCGCAGCTCATCGCCGCGGTCGACCGCGACGGGGACCGGGCCCGCGAGTCCTTCCGTGAGTCACAGGTGTTCGAACACCTGAAATCGCTCTCCGGGTCGACGCTCAAAGACCAGTCGCTCGACGACCTCGTCGAGCAGAACCTGATCGGGTCGCCCGACGAACTCATCGAGTCGCTGCAACGGTACCACGACCTCGGCGTCGATCACTTCCCCGCGATCATCTTCGCCGCGAACGACGTCGAGGAACTTCACGAACAGTTATCGGTGTTCGCAGACACCGTCATGCCGAGTTTCGAGTGA